The DNA window GAACTAAATACTTTCAAGAAGGATGAAATGATTGTTCATGAGGACTCTGAATTATATACACATTTTCTAATGTAACATCCCTAGATAACGTAAGTAGCATGCCGTAACCGACGAATATCTTCCAACCTCAGATTTactactttttttctccTAATTGTCTCTAGCATGTTTCGAGCATTTGATCATTTTCTCGCCTCGAACATAAAGGAAagatatcaaataaatgaaGTCGTAGCACCTGAGAAAGGgacaaataataatagtgaTATACTGCACATAATGGACCACGTTAAGAATTTTTACAATACTATACTTAAGTCCTCACATCCGTTGCTTCTTACCCTACATTTGTCAGGTAAAGTAGTACCTATAGTTTTCTATTTATTAGGGTCTATATTTACAGGTTTCACAGCACAATTTATCAGCGTAGTGTTACTATTAGCATTCGATTTTTATTTTAGTAAAAATGTAAGCGGTAGGAAATTGGTGCAATTACGATGGTGGTATGATTCCTCTATTTCAAGGACTTCAactttaaaatttgaatccCATAAAGAATACACAGATGGTCCACCAATCAATCCAATCGATTCTAAGTTGTTTTGGTGGTCCATGTATTTAACTCCTGCCATTTGGGTTGTCTTCGGAATAATGTGTCTTTTGAGATTGAAGATTTTCTATTTATTACTAGTGTGTGTGGCCATTTGCTTAACGGGCTGGAACACATATGGTTACCGTTGCTGTGATAAATGGGAACCTGGGAGCAATGGGAATGAGCAAAACAACACTTGGTTCCAATTACCAAGTATTCCAGGATTAGACAATCTACAAAGAATTGCAAGAGTACagaatttcttcaactcAGCAACCGGTGGAAATGCATAATTGGAAATATATATCACAAGGCCGGTATCTAAGATTATATTACACCA is part of the Kazachstania africana CBS 2517 chromosome 1, complete genome genome and encodes:
- the TVP23 gene encoding Tvp23p (similar to Saccharomyces cerevisiae TVP23 (YDR084C); ancestral locus Anc_8.216) — encoded protein: MDHVKNFYNTILKSSHPLLLTLHLSGKVVPIVFYLLGSIFTGFTAQFISVVLLLAFDFYFSKNVSGRKLVQLRWWYDSSISRTSTLKFESHKEYTDGPPINPIDSKLFWWSMYLTPAIWVVFGIMCLLRLKIFYLLLVCVAICLTGWNTYGYRCCDKWEPGSNGNEQNNTWFQLPSIPGLDNLQRIARVQNFFNSATGGNA